A single Vibrio sp. YMD68 DNA region contains:
- a CDS encoding helix-turn-helix transcriptional regulator → MPETSTVFEKNAFDMAREDIVAALHKKGLTLRALSILNGYKPTTLNNALNGPYEKAEQIIAKALGVEVRDIWPEREARRERKRDLKKRLEMK, encoded by the coding sequence ATGCCTGAAACAAGCACTGTATTTGAAAAAAATGCATTTGATATGGCTCGTGAGGACATCGTTGCTGCTCTTCATAAAAAAGGGTTAACACTACGAGCTTTATCCATTTTGAACGGATATAAACCGACAACACTAAATAATGCCCTCAATGGCCCATATGAAAAAGCTGAACAAATTATTGCTAAAGCTTTAGGTGTGGAGGTTAGAGATATTTGGCCTGAACGTGAAGCGAGACGTGAAAGAAAGCGAGATTTGAAAAAACGACTAGAGATGAAATGA
- a CDS encoding S24 family peptidase: MKERLETLLKGRSIRQTAADWGIAFNTLRNWLTKGTSPSFDVIAAIAKLEGVDLNWLAYGESSLQSLPTASPMHKDSVEVIQYDFKASAGAGCLVVSENPVAKFEFSREWLIKQGLNGKHLTVVEVYGDSMEPTLLDEDLMLVEVIEDPKQARDGVCVLRIDDEVMVKRVQYDFASGGYRITSDNTAYEPFFIGKEFEGRFQLLGRMVRVLQRAKKHN; the protein is encoded by the coding sequence ATGAAAGAGCGCTTAGAAACGTTGCTAAAAGGAAGAAGTATTCGGCAAACCGCGGCAGACTGGGGAATAGCCTTTAATACTTTAAGGAACTGGTTAACAAAAGGGACATCGCCTTCATTTGATGTAATTGCTGCGATTGCCAAGTTAGAAGGAGTTGATCTTAACTGGCTTGCCTATGGAGAAAGTAGCTTGCAAAGCCTTCCTACGGCGTCACCTATGCACAAAGATAGTGTAGAAGTTATTCAATATGACTTTAAGGCGAGTGCAGGGGCGGGATGTTTAGTGGTATCAGAGAACCCCGTTGCAAAATTTGAGTTCTCAAGAGAGTGGTTAATTAAGCAAGGCTTGAACGGTAAGCACCTAACCGTTGTGGAGGTTTATGGTGACTCTATGGAGCCGACCCTATTAGATGAAGATCTAATGTTGGTGGAAGTAATAGAAGATCCGAAGCAGGCACGTGACGGTGTATGTGTACTTCGCATTGATGATGAAGTGATGGTAAAGCGTGTGCAGTATGACTTTGCTAGCGGCGGATATCGTATCACCAGTGATAACACAGCATATGAACCGTTTTTTATTGGCAAGGAGTTTGAAGGTCGTTTCCAGCTTCTAGGCCGAATGGTTAGGGTGTTACAGAGGGCAAAAAAGCATAACTAA
- a CDS encoding chemotaxis protein CheA: MSIDINKALTTFIAEAEELISDIEQLLLDNESSPIGCDIEWLHEVFRGVHTIKGSAGLFGLDDLVDFSHLLESLLERLRDQSLNVDVQIISLVIESTDVLKIHIDSIGSNPPDQLALKSENLAQKIKEYLPQPTSPDDEPDDEQQAIEQEIKGIWHISFRPAPDVLKDGLDPISFIRYLSTQGELVSVHLMDEGVNTASSFDPSQCYLGFEIRFLASTTRQAILDAFEFILNDADLTIIPPNGHVNAYIDLINQLPDSSRKLGEILVEVGALNQDELNQCLSMQKQLGGSHSPAPLLGSLLTQHQHVPSEVIKAAVKKQHPAVGVAKTLRVEAEKLDQLIDLVGEMVITGARTNLLAHETGNEMLIEAMTQLERLVESIRDSSLQLRMVQIGDTFKKYKRIIRDSASDLGKDVELIITGAETELDKTFVEKLSDPLTHLIRNAIDHGIEACGERELAGKSRTGVIRLNAYHDSGSIVIEVSDDGRGLNEENIASIALKKGLIDSPKELNSSELQRLIFEPGFSTKSEVSDLSGRGVGMDVVKQNIELLRGTIEMDSELGVGSRFIIRLPLTLSIIDGFMFQVSGSNYVIPLDNVIECLELSEITTEDAIRHKKFVDLRNTTLPIMRLSEWFGVESRCTFEQEALVVVQFGSFRAGLIVDTLSGEYQTVVKPLGPIFEGLRGVSGATILGNGDVAIILDVLALIQIILSRNETEGKQRL, from the coding sequence ATGAGCATTGATATCAATAAAGCGTTAACGACATTTATTGCGGAAGCCGAAGAGCTGATCAGTGACATTGAACAGTTACTTTTGGATAACGAAAGTTCGCCTATCGGGTGTGATATCGAGTGGTTGCACGAGGTCTTTCGTGGTGTTCATACCATCAAAGGCAGTGCGGGGCTCTTTGGCCTAGATGATTTGGTCGATTTTAGCCACTTACTTGAATCATTACTGGAAAGGTTAAGAGACCAAAGCCTAAACGTTGATGTACAGATCATCTCACTGGTGATTGAATCGACGGATGTACTTAAAATTCATATCGATAGCATCGGGTCAAACCCACCGGATCAACTTGCATTAAAATCAGAAAATCTCGCTCAGAAAATAAAAGAGTACCTTCCGCAGCCGACATCGCCAGATGACGAACCTGACGATGAACAACAAGCAATTGAACAAGAAATAAAGGGTATTTGGCATATTTCGTTTCGTCCAGCGCCTGATGTTTTAAAAGATGGTTTAGATCCCATCTCATTTATTCGTTACCTCTCCACTCAGGGAGAGCTCGTTTCCGTGCACCTTATGGATGAGGGGGTGAATACAGCAAGTTCATTTGATCCGAGCCAGTGCTATTTGGGGTTTGAAATTCGCTTTCTTGCCTCAACCACTCGTCAAGCGATTCTCGATGCATTTGAATTTATTCTCAACGACGCAGACTTGACTATTATTCCGCCTAACGGACACGTGAACGCGTATATCGACCTCATTAACCAATTACCTGATTCGTCTAGGAAACTGGGTGAAATCTTAGTGGAGGTCGGCGCGTTAAACCAAGATGAACTCAATCAATGTTTAAGTATGCAAAAGCAGCTAGGTGGTTCTCATTCTCCAGCTCCACTGCTAGGCAGTCTCTTGACGCAGCATCAGCATGTTCCCTCAGAAGTCATCAAAGCGGCCGTTAAAAAACAGCATCCGGCTGTTGGCGTTGCTAAGACTCTGCGTGTGGAAGCAGAAAAGCTCGATCAGTTGATCGACTTAGTGGGAGAGATGGTGATCACGGGTGCTAGAACCAATCTATTAGCCCATGAAACGGGCAACGAAATGCTGATTGAAGCGATGACACAGTTGGAGCGCTTGGTTGAAAGTATACGAGATAGCTCGTTGCAGCTCAGAATGGTTCAAATCGGCGATACGTTCAAAAAATACAAGCGAATCATTCGTGACAGCGCTTCGGATCTTGGAAAAGACGTGGAGCTCATCATTACTGGCGCGGAAACCGAACTCGATAAGACTTTTGTCGAAAAGCTCAGTGACCCTCTGACTCATCTTATTCGTAACGCGATTGATCATGGCATTGAAGCGTGTGGCGAAAGAGAACTCGCGGGCAAATCGCGCACAGGAGTGATTCGGCTGAATGCGTACCATGACTCTGGCTCAATCGTGATTGAGGTGTCAGATGATGGCCGTGGGCTCAATGAAGAAAATATCGCGTCTATTGCCCTTAAAAAGGGGCTCATTGATTCCCCTAAAGAGCTTAACTCTTCTGAATTACAGCGACTGATTTTTGAACCGGGCTTTTCGACCAAGAGTGAAGTCAGTGACCTTTCTGGTCGTGGTGTCGGAATGGACGTCGTTAAGCAAAATATCGAGCTGCTACGAGGAACGATCGAAATGGATAGCGAGTTGGGGGTAGGCTCACGCTTCATCATTCGGCTTCCTTTAACATTATCGATCATCGATGGTTTTATGTTCCAAGTCTCTGGCAGCAATTACGTTATCCCTCTAGATAACGTTATCGAATGTTTAGAGCTGAGTGAAATAACTACAGAGGATGCGATTCGCCACAAGAAATTTGTCGATCTCAGGAATACAACGTTGCCTATTATGCGATTGAGTGAATGGTTTGGTGTGGAATCACGTTGCACTTTTGAACAAGAAGCTTTGGTTGTTGTTCAGTTTGGTTCGTTCAGGGCGGGGTTGATCGTTGATACCTTGAGCGGTGAATATCAAACGGTGGTTAAACCTCTAGGTCCGATTTTTGAAGGGCTGCGAGGAGTCAGTGGTGCAACGATATTAGGGAATGGCGACGTTGCCATAATCTTGGATGTATTAGCATTGATTCAGATTATTCTGAGTCGTAACGAAACTGAGGGTAAACAGCGCTTGTAA
- a CDS encoding methyl-accepting chemotaxis protein, translating into MIGMLSIRNKIIIAMFTMGLLLLVLAISVQMKNRTIESYAISVGQTDIPAAFLSLNMLDALGDMNSNVLEFITGEAEEKEDFLANYTEFVTFFEELKKLNSVEPALIGQLSDLSNRYYEDMETLVFQRFDPTLESKASRQYHYLIKEFAEPLERLLDTLKEEEVEDAGRSGDFNEVLNDDLPGVRYYLELIDEQGDMMSALNNYMRGEIGAVVAFEREARTFADFLAQIKPLERKPNEIQSLSQVEQMYLELYRGGKNIFETYRPRDKLEAAAQIDKLEHEIFRKLETILDEISITATAQGGESLQELINAAKESISLVWGLLALAVILAFAIALFLIKGIVIPIKALAEAAEDLRSGEGDLTRRIPDFGSDEVGNTARSFNGFIDKLQNILLDIQRSVESIAHSTNEVTTTSQMLSSTSSQLAGSVEETSASLDQMSSSISMNTENSKVTNGIATQSSSEANEGGQAVNDTVDAMTAIAQKIGIIEDIAYKTNLLALNAAIEAARAGEHGKGFAVVADEVRKLAERSQVAAQEISTLADNSVKVAQHAGDMLNRMVPNIQKTADLVQEITAASTEQSTSVAEINRTVSQLDEIAQKNASASEELASTAVMVQEKTREIRKTVSFFKLTGDRETSYRYNDRNTYDRNMDRNHDRDPQVTPSENYEAGYVPFKD; encoded by the coding sequence ATGATAGGAATGTTGTCAATAAGGAATAAAATCATCATCGCTATGTTCACCATGGGCTTACTGCTATTGGTGCTCGCTATTTCGGTTCAAATGAAGAACCGAACTATTGAATCCTATGCGATTAGCGTTGGACAAACCGATATCCCTGCTGCGTTTCTTTCATTGAATATGCTAGATGCATTGGGTGATATGAACTCGAACGTGTTGGAATTCATAACCGGTGAAGCAGAAGAAAAAGAAGATTTTCTCGCTAATTACACGGAGTTTGTTACGTTTTTTGAAGAGCTAAAGAAGCTTAATTCTGTTGAACCAGCATTAATTGGGCAATTGAGTGATCTGTCTAATCGCTATTATGAAGATATGGAAACGCTTGTTTTTCAACGGTTTGATCCAACCCTAGAGAGTAAAGCTAGCAGACAATATCACTATTTGATTAAAGAGTTTGCAGAACCGCTAGAGCGACTTCTTGATACCTTAAAAGAAGAAGAGGTGGAAGATGCAGGAAGAAGCGGTGATTTTAATGAAGTGCTCAATGATGATCTACCTGGGGTTCGTTACTATCTCGAGTTGATTGACGAGCAAGGCGATATGATGTCAGCACTCAACAACTATATGCGAGGGGAAATAGGGGCGGTTGTCGCTTTTGAAAGAGAAGCACGCACATTTGCTGATTTTCTGGCTCAGATAAAACCGTTAGAACGTAAACCCAATGAGATACAAAGTTTGAGCCAAGTCGAACAAATGTACCTAGAACTGTATAGGGGTGGGAAAAACATATTTGAAACCTATCGGCCGAGAGACAAACTCGAAGCGGCCGCTCAAATCGACAAACTTGAGCACGAAATATTTCGAAAATTGGAGACCATCCTAGATGAAATTAGTATTACTGCTACAGCCCAGGGGGGAGAATCACTCCAAGAGCTTATTAATGCTGCGAAAGAAAGTATTTCTCTGGTTTGGGGGTTGTTGGCGCTTGCTGTGATACTGGCTTTTGCTATTGCGCTATTTCTTATTAAAGGTATCGTCATTCCTATTAAAGCTCTGGCGGAAGCCGCCGAGGATTTACGTTCTGGTGAAGGGGATTTAACGAGAAGAATACCGGATTTTGGCTCTGATGAAGTGGGCAATACAGCTCGAAGCTTCAATGGGTTCATTGATAAATTACAAAACATCTTGTTAGATATTCAACGTTCGGTTGAGTCTATTGCGCACAGTACCAATGAAGTGACCACAACGTCACAGATGCTCAGCAGCACTTCAAGCCAGCTCGCTGGAAGCGTAGAAGAAACCAGCGCTTCTTTGGATCAAATGAGCTCTTCTATTTCTATGAACACCGAAAACTCAAAAGTCACTAATGGTATCGCGACACAATCTAGCTCTGAGGCGAATGAAGGAGGTCAGGCTGTAAATGATACTGTTGACGCAATGACAGCAATAGCTCAGAAAATAGGCATCATTGAAGACATCGCGTATAAAACCAATCTGTTGGCATTGAACGCGGCCATTGAAGCGGCTAGGGCCGGAGAGCATGGCAAAGGGTTTGCTGTTGTGGCCGACGAGGTACGTAAACTGGCAGAGAGAAGCCAAGTCGCTGCGCAAGAGATCAGTACCCTAGCGGACAATAGTGTCAAAGTGGCCCAGCATGCTGGTGACATGCTCAATCGTATGGTACCCAATATTCAAAAAACGGCGGATCTTGTCCAAGAGATTACAGCGGCATCGACAGAGCAAAGTACCAGCGTGGCTGAAATAAATCGCACGGTTTCCCAACTCGATGAGATTGCGCAAAAAAATGCGTCCGCTTCTGAGGAACTGGCTTCAACGGCAGTCATGGTGCAAGAAAAGACACGAGAAATTAGAAAGACGGTCAGCTTTTTCAAACTAACGGGCGATAGGGAAACCTCGTATCGATACAACGATAGAAACACCTACGATAGAAACATGGATAGAAATCACGACAGGGATCCCCAGGTTACGCCATCAGAGAATTACGAAGCAGGGTATGTCCCGTTCAAGGATTAG
- a CDS encoding chemotaxis protein CheW — translation MSENITETPHYDKYLEFKLGASLFAYPISKIKEIMEYPQVEPISGAPHYINGAMNLRGQLLPIFELSLCLGKETMKPGPKTCVVVTELEHQGIKYTVGNKVDLVTQVIEIDASALEVIPDLAGSLSNPMIKGLAKLETRLLTILDVDKLLNRGQEEWLIQQRTENTSNVTQSEEPL, via the coding sequence GTGAGTGAAAACATAACAGAAACGCCTCATTACGATAAGTACCTAGAGTTTAAGTTGGGGGCTAGCCTCTTTGCCTATCCTATCTCCAAGATCAAAGAAATCATGGAGTACCCTCAGGTAGAGCCAATATCAGGTGCACCTCATTACATCAACGGTGCCATGAATTTACGAGGTCAACTGCTTCCGATTTTTGAGCTCTCATTATGTTTAGGTAAAGAGACCATGAAACCAGGACCTAAAACCTGTGTAGTGGTCACCGAGCTAGAACACCAAGGTATTAAGTACACCGTGGGTAATAAAGTGGATTTGGTCACTCAAGTGATAGAAATCGACGCCAGTGCACTGGAGGTCATACCGGACTTGGCGGGCAGTTTATCCAATCCAATGATTAAAGGGTTGGCAAAGTTGGAGACTCGATTACTCACGATTTTGGACGTCGACAAGCTGCTAAATAGAGGGCAAGAAGAGTGGCTGATACAACAGAGAACTGAAAATACTTCCAACGTTACGCAGAGTGAGGAACCGCTTTGA
- a CDS encoding chemotaxis protein CheW: protein MTQQFEHQIHEQNEMGQLFVDIGEEAFAIPIHFVKEVIELSKITSVPMCSNIINGVINVRGSVVPVIDAATRLGIPQYRDYDKYSCIVLYQNVDSVTDEVVTLGLIVNRVRSIEAVTESMATNTPAFGSHVPQQYILQMIRIHNLTLPILDMPALLDCAAINKEIVQSQRSSYGHRE from the coding sequence TTGACTCAACAATTCGAGCACCAGATTCACGAGCAAAATGAGATGGGACAGCTTTTTGTCGACATCGGTGAAGAAGCGTTTGCGATTCCTATTCATTTTGTCAAAGAGGTTATTGAGCTGAGTAAAATAACCTCGGTTCCCATGTGTTCAAATATCATCAATGGGGTCATCAATGTTCGAGGCAGTGTAGTGCCTGTTATCGATGCAGCCACAAGGCTTGGAATACCTCAGTATCGTGATTATGACAAGTACAGTTGCATCGTCTTGTACCAAAATGTCGATAGCGTCACCGATGAAGTCGTGACCTTGGGTTTGATTGTCAATAGGGTCCGTTCGATTGAAGCTGTGACAGAGAGCATGGCAACAAACACGCCCGCTTTTGGGTCTCATGTACCGCAGCAATACATATTGCAGATGATACGAATACACAACCTGACGTTGCCAATTTTAGATATGCCCGCTCTTTTGGATTGCGCGGCGATTAACAAAGAGATAGTTCAAAGCCAAAGATCTTCTTATGGGCATAGAGAATGA
- a CDS encoding protein-glutamate O-methyltransferase CheR — MAKTLSDRHFNHIQNLVESYTGIYLADNKRGIVENRLQSRLNASQCQNFEQYLASLDDRSEKGEFWTFIDKMTTHETSFFREEYQFFALRELLETSHLTQPINVWSAACSTGEEAYTLAMVLEDTLGEGAWSVLGTDISDLAISQAKLCHYDLPAAEKIPSRYRRAYCLKGIGAYSDHFTVVPALKKHCHFQSHNLLKPVGEALYEVIFLRNILIYFSSEKQRLIVRNSINALKQNGLLFLGHSENILRDNPNVELVDNCIYRKVANE; from the coding sequence ATGGCAAAAACATTGAGTGATCGTCATTTCAATCATATTCAGAACTTAGTGGAGTCCTATACGGGCATCTATCTTGCGGATAACAAACGTGGCATTGTTGAAAACCGACTTCAATCGCGCCTTAATGCTAGTCAGTGTCAGAATTTTGAGCAATATCTTGCGTCCCTTGATGATCGAAGTGAAAAAGGAGAGTTCTGGACATTCATTGATAAAATGACAACTCATGAAACCTCGTTTTTCAGAGAAGAATATCAATTTTTCGCATTGAGAGAGCTATTAGAAACATCACACTTGACGCAACCCATCAATGTATGGAGTGCGGCGTGCTCCACAGGAGAGGAAGCCTATACGTTAGCTATGGTGTTAGAAGATACCCTGGGGGAAGGAGCTTGGTCTGTGTTAGGGACCGATATTTCAGACTTAGCCATTAGCCAGGCCAAATTGTGTCACTACGATCTACCGGCCGCCGAGAAAATCCCCTCCCGCTACCGGAGAGCCTATTGCTTAAAAGGAATCGGCGCGTATTCGGATCATTTTACGGTGGTTCCAGCACTAAAAAAACACTGCCATTTTCAATCACATAACCTATTGAAACCAGTGGGTGAGGCGCTTTATGAGGTCATCTTTTTAAGAAACATATTGATCTATTTCTCTAGCGAAAAACAGCGCTTGATCGTTAGAAACAGCATCAATGCACTGAAACAAAATGGGCTTTTATTTTTGGGGCATAGCGAAAATATTTTACGGGATAACCCAAACGTTGAGTTGGTCGACAACTGTATTTATAGAAAGGTAGCCAATGAATAA
- a CDS encoding chemotaxis response regulator protein-glutamate methylesterase has product MNKPPYKVFIVDDSAVMRQVLGEVIEADKDLKLIGVAPDPILALRKMNKCWPDVILLDIAMPKMDGISFLKQIMSTHPTPTVICSSKTEEKVELSLEALSSGAIEVINKPQSHLADFLHSQQVSTIIKALKRAAAVQVKQLKYLSEQTYRIKNSADVVLKAEFNKVLSDDRVIVIGASTGGTEAIFQFLTETPVNSPPIVIVQHMPPKFTLAFAQRLNHETRHQVVEAKDKMKLTPGVVYIAKGGMHLILVSHSGHYYLELKDGPLVSRHKPSVDVLFRSAAQAAGHNAIGVILTGMGSDGAQGMVEMCQAGAVTFAQDEDSSLVFGMPKEAIAKGGVQGVFSLHALPYQVQKALVVK; this is encoded by the coding sequence ATGAATAAACCACCCTACAAAGTATTCATCGTAGATGACTCAGCGGTTATGCGGCAAGTGCTTGGCGAGGTTATTGAGGCCGATAAAGATCTAAAGTTAATCGGCGTGGCCCCAGACCCAATTTTGGCTCTAAGAAAAATGAATAAGTGCTGGCCCGATGTGATTTTACTCGACATTGCGATGCCTAAAATGGATGGCATCTCTTTTTTGAAGCAGATAATGTCAACGCACCCGACCCCGACGGTGATTTGTTCCTCTAAAACCGAGGAGAAGGTAGAGTTGAGCTTGGAGGCTTTGTCATCAGGTGCAATAGAGGTGATTAATAAGCCTCAAAGTCACCTTGCCGATTTTCTTCATTCGCAACAAGTATCCACAATCATCAAAGCATTGAAGCGCGCTGCTGCCGTTCAAGTAAAGCAGTTAAAGTACCTTAGCGAACAAACATACCGAATAAAAAACTCCGCAGATGTCGTCTTAAAAGCGGAGTTTAATAAAGTCCTGTCTGATGATCGAGTCATTGTCATTGGGGCGTCTACTGGGGGAACCGAAGCAATATTCCAGTTTTTGACAGAGACCCCGGTGAATAGCCCGCCTATTGTTATTGTTCAACATATGCCTCCAAAATTTACTTTGGCTTTTGCACAGCGTTTAAACCATGAGACGAGGCACCAGGTGGTTGAAGCAAAAGATAAAATGAAACTGACCCCGGGCGTGGTTTACATAGCCAAAGGAGGGATGCATTTAATATTGGTCAGCCATTCTGGTCATTATTATCTAGAATTAAAGGATGGGCCGTTAGTTTCTAGGCATAAGCCGTCTGTTGATGTGCTATTTCGCTCGGCAGCGCAAGCCGCAGGGCATAACGCCATTGGAGTCATACTTACAGGAATGGGAAGTGATGGAGCGCAAGGAATGGTAGAGATGTGTCAAGCTGGTGCGGTCACATTTGCTCAAGATGAAGACAGCAGTTTGGTCTTTGGTATGCCCAAAGAGGCGATTGCTAAAGGTGGGGTGCAAGGTGTGTTTTCACTGCATGCATTACCTTATCAAGTTCAAAAGGCATTGGTGGTTAAATGA
- a CDS encoding bifunctional diguanylate cyclase/phosphodiesterase translates to MNRLSEQFLDLKIAYVLISKDLVVNSLSDEAKALFRCDVGGHVFDADIGFVDDEYKRVDLASMVSQSISEQKKCEIEVGISYPDKNIEWIKISVMFHGELCLLHAVEQGELVTTRRLNRQLSMLDPHTGLLYREAFLAKIYSEYTTGLVCCVRICNYQRINEIWGTAVANLVFMEILARVNTEIDDAICSKHSTDSFNIFIPFNTAFDVEGFYRALNAPFHFNGRHFFSNVALGYYLEKEGDSHEQSLNKAEMAILDVLSERVRLAEFQEDLARQIEHQNNLENEFRAAVSQGDLNESFYVVFQPVHDTFTEQVTGAECLIRWTVKGQMVSPVEFIPIAERIGDIGLLTKFNVKKLQELIIKLENKGVDTTTILFALNISVVEILDVDFVSKLSLAIKNAHIEPENIKLELTESALIDNFNYVNQVLKQLQNIGFKVSIDDFGTGFSSLSYLCRLSFDEIKIDRAFVTHVVDDTKLQTVFNSIASLATNLNKPVVAEGVETLEQLDYAREKNIEFIQGYYFSKPLSEHDFIEYVLEKMG, encoded by the coding sequence ATGAATAGGTTGAGTGAGCAGTTTTTGGATCTAAAAATAGCTTATGTGCTTATTAGTAAAGATTTAGTGGTTAATTCGCTATCGGATGAGGCCAAAGCTCTGTTTCGATGTGATGTGGGGGGGCATGTCTTTGACGCAGATATTGGCTTTGTGGACGATGAATATAAGCGTGTTGATCTAGCCTCGATGGTGTCTCAGTCCATATCGGAACAAAAAAAGTGTGAAATCGAGGTGGGTATTAGCTACCCCGACAAAAATATCGAGTGGATAAAGATTTCGGTCATGTTTCATGGCGAGCTTTGCCTCTTACATGCGGTAGAGCAAGGGGAGTTGGTGACAACACGCAGACTCAATCGACAACTATCCATGTTGGACCCTCATACAGGGCTATTGTACCGCGAAGCCTTTCTAGCCAAGATTTATTCTGAATACACGACTGGCCTGGTGTGTTGTGTGCGAATTTGCAATTACCAAAGAATCAATGAAATTTGGGGCACAGCTGTCGCAAACCTTGTTTTCATGGAGATTTTGGCCAGGGTGAATACTGAGATTGACGACGCTATTTGCAGTAAACATTCTACCGACAGCTTCAATATTTTCATTCCCTTTAATACCGCTTTTGATGTTGAAGGTTTTTATCGTGCGTTGAACGCCCCCTTTCATTTTAATGGTCGGCATTTCTTTAGCAATGTTGCACTGGGGTATTATCTTGAAAAAGAAGGGGACTCTCACGAGCAAAGCCTGAATAAAGCTGAAATGGCGATACTGGATGTGCTATCTGAGCGGGTACGTTTAGCCGAGTTCCAGGAAGACTTAGCAAGGCAAATTGAACATCAAAACAATCTTGAAAATGAGTTCAGAGCCGCGGTTTCCCAAGGTGATCTTAATGAGTCATTTTATGTTGTCTTTCAGCCTGTTCATGACACGTTCACCGAGCAAGTAACCGGGGCAGAGTGTTTGATTCGTTGGACGGTCAAAGGGCAAATGGTTTCACCAGTTGAGTTCATTCCTATCGCTGAGAGAATCGGAGACATCGGCCTTTTGACTAAGTTTAATGTTAAAAAACTGCAAGAGTTGATCATTAAGTTGGAAAACAAAGGCGTCGATACCACCACAATTCTGTTTGCGCTCAACATCAGTGTGGTTGAAATACTGGATGTTGACTTTGTTAGTAAGCTTTCGTTAGCAATTAAAAACGCCCATATTGAGCCTGAAAATATCAAGTTGGAACTGACAGAATCCGCGCTGATTGACAACTTTAATTATGTAAATCAAGTATTGAAGCAACTGCAAAACATCGGCTTTAAAGTCTCTATTGATGACTTTGGAACCGGCTTTTCGAGTTTGAGTTATCTTTGCCGCTTGAGTTTTGATGAGATAAAAATTGATAGGGCATTTGTGACACACGTGGTTGACGACACCAAACTACAAACCGTTTTTAACTCAATCGCGTCTTTAGCGACCAACCTAAATAAGCCGGTTGTTGCGGAAGGTGTGGAAACGTTAGAGCAACTTGATTATGCGAGAGAGAAAAATATTGAGTTTATTCAAGGTTACTATTTTAGTAAACCGTTGTCGGAGCATGATTTTATAGAGTACGTTTTAGAAAAAATGGGTTAG